The Falco naumanni isolate bFalNau1 chromosome 1, bFalNau1.pat, whole genome shotgun sequence genome window below encodes:
- the HPD gene encoding 4-hydroxyphenylpyruvate dioxygenase: MTSYTDKGEKPLRGRFIHFHSITFWVGNAKQAASYYCNKLGFEELAYRGLETGSREVVSHAIRQDKIVFVLSSALNPGNEEMGEHLVKHGDGVKDIAFEVEDCDFIVQKARERGAVVVKEPWVEEDKFGKVKFAVIQTYGDTTHTLIEKLNYKGLFLPGYHPPLFKDPLLPKLPSAKLNFIDHVVGNQPDLQMVPVAEWYQKNLLFHRFWSVDDKQLHTEFSALRSIVVTNYEETIKMPINEPALGKKKSQIQEYVDYYGGAGVQHIALNTSDIISAINNLKQRGMQFMDVPSNYYQTLRERLKTAKIKVKENIDKLAELKILVDFDEKGYLLQIFTKPVQDRPTVFLEVIQRHNHQGFGAGNFKSLFEAIEMDQDARGNLTILEPNGETKRI, encoded by the exons ATG ACATCTTACACGGACAAGGGCGAAAAG CCCCTGCGAGGCCGCTTCATCCACTTCCACTCCATCACCTTCTGGGTCGGTAATGCCAAGCAG GCTGCATCCTACTACTGCAACAAGCTGGGCTTCGAGGAGCTGGCGTACCGGGGGCTGGAGAcgggcagcagggaggtggtgtCACACGCCATCAGGCAGGACAAG ATCGTGTTTGTTCTCTCGTCTGCTCTCAACCCGGGGAACGAGG AGATGGGGGAGCACCTGGTGAAGCACGGTGACGGGGTGAAGGACATCGCCTTCGAAGTGGAGGACTGCGACTTCATCGTGCAG AAAGCCAGGGAGCGTGGAGCCGTGGTGGTGAAGGAGCCCTGGGTGGAGGAGGACAAATTTGGGAAGGTGAAGTTTGCAGTGATCCAGACG TACGGTGACACCACCCACACCTTGATAGAAAAGCTCAACTACAAGGGCCTCTTCCTACCTGGGTACCACCCACCCCTCTTCAAGGACCCCCTGCTGCCAAAGTT ACCGAGCGCCAAACTCAACTTCATCGACCACGTTGTGGGGAACCAGCCTGACCTCCAGATGGTCCCAGTGGCGGAGTG GTACCAGAAGAACCTGCTGTTCCACCGCTTCTGGTCGGTGGATGACAAGCAGCTGCACACCGAGTTCAGTGCCCTGCGTTCCATCGTGGTCACCAACTACGAAGAGACCATTAAGATGCCCATCAACGAGCCGGCGCTCGGCAAGAAGAAATCCCAGATTCAG GAATATGTTGACTACTATGGAGGGGCCGGAGTGCAGCACATCGCGCTGAACACCTCCGACATCATCTCAGCG ATCAACAACCTGAAGCAGCGGGGCATGCAGTTCATGGATGTGCCGTCCAACTACTACCAGACGCTACGGGAGAGGCTGAAAACTGCCAAAATCAAAGTGAAGGAGAATATTGACAAGCTGGCG GAACTGAAAATCCTGGTGGATTTCGATGAGAAAGGCTACTTGCTCCAGATCTTCACCAAACCAGTTCAAGACAGACCCACGGTCTTCCTGGAGGTCATCCAGCGGCATAACCACCAG GGCTTCGGTGCCGGGAACTTCAAGTCTTTGTTTGAAGCAATAGAAATGGATCAAGACGCAAGAGGAAACCTGACCATCCTGGAGCCCAACGGGGAGACCAAGCGCATCTAG
- the PSMD9 gene encoding 26S proteasome non-ATPase regulatory subunit 9, with protein MTVHHPPSLPPLCHPQGTAPRASRHPMTSSPLRRPMTSSALRHVAAPPLRHRAALPRPSRPLRRWCPSARAVVAAMAQPGGGRPVTISDVQQLVRRKDELEAQIKACYELLEGQKGVGMHEPLVDAEGFPRADIDLYQVRTARHNVICLQNDHKALMKQVEEALHQLHAREKEKHAKDEAEALAEAMSQSQNLPQAFAKVNTVTPGSPASVSGLQVDDEIVEFGSVNVNNFQNLQNIATVVQHSEGRPLSVTVIRGGKKVHVGLTPKRWAGKGLLGCNIIPLQR; from the exons ATGACCGTGCACCACCCCCCGTCACTGCCACCGCTCTGCCACCCCCAGGGCACTGCCCCCAGGGCGTCGCGTCACCCCATGACGTCATCGCCGCTGCGTCGCCCCATGACATCATCAGCTCTGCGCCACGTggcggccccgccgctgcgTCACCgcgcggcgctgccccgcccctcccggccGCTGCGTCGCTGGTGCCCGTCGGCCCGGGCGGTGGTGGCGGCTATGGCGCAGCCGGGCGGGGGCCGCCCCGTCACCATCAGCGACGTGCAGCAGCTGGTGCGGCGGAAGGACGAGCTGGAGGCGCAGATCAAGGCCTGCTACGAGCTGCTGGAGGGC CAAAAGGGCGTGGGGATGCACGAGCCGCTGGTGGACGCCGAGGGGTTTCCCCGTGCTGACATCGACCTCTACCAAGTGCGCACGGCCCGGCACAACGTCATCT GTTTGCAGAATGATCACAAGGCCCTGATGAAGCAGGTGGAAGAagcccttcaccagctgcaCGCCCGGGAGAAGGAGAAGCACGCCAAGGACGAGGCGGAGGCGCTGGCCGAGGCCATGAGCCAGAGCCAGAACCTGCCACAGGCTTTTGCCAAAGTGAACACGGTGACTCCAGGATCTCCTGCAAGCGTCTCC GGACTTCAGGTGGATGATGAGATTGTGGAGTTTGGTTCTGTCAATGTAAACAACTTCCAGAACCTGCAGAACATCGCCACAGTGGTGCAGCACAGTGAAGGG aGACCCCTGAGTGTGACTGTGATCCGCGGCGGCAAAAAAGTGCACGTGGGGCTGACTCCAAAGCGCTGGGCCGGGAAGGGCCTCCTGGG ctgcaatATCATTCCCTTGCAGAGATGA